The Nostoc cf. commune SO-36 genomic sequence TTGCTCGTGCTTTAGATCAACTAGATATTGACTGCATCCCTATTCAGAGGTGGCAAGGTCGTCACTAACGCCCTCTGTGGATTTATTGGAAATTTCACAATAGTCCTAAAAAGGTAATGATAGAGATGGCTGATAGTGTCAGTAGTCAGTGAACAGTAATTAGTGAAGAATAAGGAACTTGCAAAAAATAAATTATCCTAAATTATTTGTAGATTTGTATGAGCGCAAGACCTTGTGCCTCTACAATGGGATGTTTTTTAACTGGAAGTCCCTAATGAGACTGATAACTGACTACTGACTACCCACCACTAATAATTGACACCTGACAAAATTGCTATGGCTGTAATTCGCTTAATTCTATTGGTGGCAGTACTGGGAGGACTAACGCTGTTGTTAGTCCAAAATTTCTCACCTGCCCTATCGTTAGTATTTTTGGGCGTGCAAACTCAACCATTACCACTAGCGATATGGATTTTGTTCAGTACTGCCACTGGTGCTTTCACATCTATATTGATTGCTACCTTGTTTAACTTATCCAATTATTTTGGGGGAGGACAACGCCAAACTTCCAACAGAACAACCGCCGCTTCAACTCGTGCAAAAGCAACTCGGAGAGAAGAACCGACATCTCGTCCTGCCAATCCTCCACCAGCAGCTAGTAAAAATGAAGAGTCTAGCAGTGATGTAGTTGATGATTGGGAAACAAATGGTATTAGAGATGATGATTGGAACTTTGATGAAAAGTCAGAGTCAGCAGCTACTCCTAATCCTCAAGCTCAACAGCCTAAAGATTCAACAAATTACGAACGTCAATCAGAAGCCAAAAGCAGTTCTCGGTCTGGTTCAGTTTACTCTTACAGCTACCGCGAGCCAAAAAATACGGCTGCGGGAAAAAGTGAATCTGTTTATGATGCTGATTACCGGGTGATCATCCCCCCTTATCAGCAGCCGACTACCAATCAAGCCAATGATGATGATGATTGGGAGTTTTTTGATGATGATGATGATCTGGAAGATGATGGTAAACGCCCCCGTCGGTGAGATGTAGCAGGCTACGTCTCTACTTGATGCCACACCGCTCTCTAGACTCCTGCTTGACCTTACCAGTCATGGCAGCTTCTTGCAAAGTCATGAAAGCATTAAAATCTTCCAAGTCGTATCGGGTAGTCAACAATTGTCGTAGTTGATTTTCAGCTTCCACTGTCAAATAGCCAGTTGCTAAAGCTTTTTGTACAACGTCACGAATTCGAGTCATGGTTGACACCTCATCCATCTTATATTTATTCATCAGACTTATTGGGGTGAAATATGCAGTAGTTTTTGTGCCGAAACTTCAAGTTGGTAAGTTTTTTTTGAGCGATCGCAGGAAAGAAGTCATTATTTACACCTTTAGAGGAAACATTTAATTGATTGGAGCTTGTTATAACTGAACTTTTAGAAGAATGACCTTGTAATAGTAGAAACACAGTATTTTAGTATACTTAAAATTATCCACCAAAGTGAAAATTCGGATTATTTAAATAGACAGATATTGTTTGGATAAAGTTTCAAACAAGCTATATTAATTTTTTTGTTAAGCATAGCGATCGCCATGCAGCAATTAAAAAGTTACTTCAAGGCAATTACTATATTCCTTACAAATTCTTCATTTATTACTCATAGTAATTTTACATAAAAAGCTTTAATCTATTGCAGAAGTTACTTTCAATACATTAATAACGGTAATAACAGCAGTTAATTAAGCTCAAATAAAAGATAAATTTGTAGAAATTAAAAACAATACAATATTTATAGAAAAATTTGGGCTTGCAAAGAAAAAAGCCTTGATGCTCGTTTAAAATCAATTCCTAAGATGTTTACTTTGCGATCGCTTTTCCAGTGCTGTGGGTGATAAAGTGCATCGGCGCAGTCTAACTCTGGCATTTCTTGAATACGCACGTATGAGTCGTTAAGTTTATAATTGGAAATTGTGACTCAGCACTCAGAATTG encodes the following:
- a CDS encoding LapA family protein, whose amino-acid sequence is MAVIRLILLVAVLGGLTLLLVQNFSPALSLVFLGVQTQPLPLAIWILFSTATGAFTSILIATLFNLSNYFGGGQRQTSNRTTAASTRAKATRREEPTSRPANPPPAASKNEESSSDVVDDWETNGIRDDDWNFDEKSESAATPNPQAQQPKDSTNYERQSEAKSSSRSGSVYSYSYREPKNTAAGKSESVYDADYRVIIPPYQQPTTNQANDDDDWEFFDDDDDLEDDGKRPRR